TTCCAGCTGACCTGTTTAGGAACCCTGAGTCCAGGTCCGGCGAGAGACTCCACAGAAAGGAGGGCCGTCATTCTTTCCTGAGCATCCCAAGGATTTCAGAGCCAGCCCAGGTACTCAGAGATAGGCCGTCTACTGCGCATGCGCGGGTCCGCAGGCAGCCGGCTAGGGTTTGGGACCAGTCCAGGCAgggctctcctccctcccctcgccGCCCCCCCCCCGCTTTCTTCGGTGGTGTAGGCGGAGACCTCCACCCCGGGAAACACCGGCCCGGGCAGCGGCCAGGCCTGCTCTCCTTTCAGCGGCTCAACTCCACTACCTCCCAGCTCCACCCTCACTTGCCCACCCGTGCCCCGCCATCCTCGTCGGCATCACGTGGAGCGCCCGGTAACTAAATGTAGACTCCGAGATCTCGCGCAAACCGTGATTCTGCCCTTTCTAGGCGGAGGGAAGCCAGGCAGAGATGGGGAAAGGAACGGAGACAAAGtgagagggagggacagagggaggaaaggaCGGATGAACGGAGGGAACttggaagggatggagggaggaagggagggaaagaaaaagacaggaagggagggagggaaggattgaGAAAGGGAGGTACGgatggagggagacagggaaggagagaagaacagagggagggagggagagagggagacaagGAAGAACAGAGGGGAGGATGgacagagggagaaaaggagcaagaaacagagaaaggaaggcaaagagaaaagcgGTCTTCTGCCTCCAGGACCAGCAGGACCTCGAACTCCAGGAAAATGTTGGGTGCCCAGTGCAGGCTGAGTGCTCGGCCCACGGCCGCGTGGGCTGACAGTGCGCTCACCGGCCCTCGGGATCGCCAGCCTGGGTTACTTCATCCGGGAGCGATTCAGACGAATTCCGCCTCCCAAGGAATGAGCGAATTCCCCAAAGAGCAGAGCCGAGACTCCGAATGGTTGTCCGTTTTTCATCCACatggttcacagatgacataTCCCCTCGCTGAGCCTGCAACAGAGTGCGAGGAAGACACTCCCGTCCACACAGGAGTCACACTCAAGCCGAGTGAACCATGATTCCGGATTCCACGTTCCTTTGCCCTCTGCAAGGGGGCCTGTTGCTCACGTGTCTCTGGCCCCCAAAAGCgtgaccatgttgactgtttcTTTCCCGAGCTCTGTGGGGACACAGAATCCTCCAGCGAAGCCTGGAAAAGCAGCATCGTGTCTTCGCTCTCCTTTCCAGTTTCCAAACAGGCCATTTTGGAGACTCCCCATGTTGCAGGAAACAGGAATCCCTAGTCAGGCCGCGATGCCTCAGTCCCCTGCCCAGGCTCCAGGCCCACCAGGCGGCCTCCCTTTCGCTGACACTCCAGGCCTTCCCCCGGCTCGCGAGCTTCCGAGCTTCCAACACATCGGGCCGGCTCAGTACAGGGTGTGCTCGGAGGCGTCACGGCCCGGGGCCCACAGTCCTGGGATCCCCTCGGGTCCTCCGCCATGCCACGGAAAATTgttttggatccctcgccgcCCCTCCTGCAAGGCCCCCTTTTGCCCCACACACCCAGAGCCGCCAGGGCTGCCCAGGGGCGAACAGCAGGCCCAAACCCGCGGGACTTTTTTTCTCACAATGCCTGCACCATCGTCGCTTGTCCCGACGAGGACCCGCCCATGGCCAAGGGGACAGGAAGGCCTTGCCCCGCGCTGGCACTAGAGCCCCGGCAGCCTGATCCCGGGAAAGAGGGGCTGATGGACACCCAGACACACTACACCACCACCAGGAGCAAACCCACCCcgacacacacagagatacacacggGTGcacgcacacaggcacacacgcacacacacggacacacacacacaaggacacacacacggacacaaacACAaggacacacaaagacacagacacatCTTGAAAGAGAGCTAGGGAGACCGGGATGGAGAGATAGaaatggggggagagagagaaaggtggagggggagagagacagaaggtgACAGAAAAGCgagaggtggaggaggaagtagagaaagggagagggtgaGGGAGTTGTAGAGCGGGAGAGACAGAGCCTTGGAGAAGGAGGCTCTGCTCAGGTAGACAGGGCACATTTGAGCAAGCCGGGGTGAGGAGGAGGGTGCTTGGGCCAGGCTAGAACAGAGGGTCAGGGCCCCCCATGCAGGATAACCAATGGAAACCTGagacgtgttttttttttttttcttggattggTTGGTTGCTTTGGGGTTGCGTTTCGTAGGGTCCTTCCTTTGTTTGCTTCTGTCTCCTTGGTGCGGTGGGCCCCGAGATTTGTAGAGTGCACCCGTCCATCTGGTGGAAGTCGTGGCACCGAGCGTGTCCACGGGGGCCAGGCCTGGGTCTCTCTCGTGTCCTTGGGACTAGAGTTTACACGAAATCGGTGGCAATGGGAAACAGGGTGCGCAGGGACGGATTTCTTCATGGCTGGCGAAGACATTGTCCTTCCCCCGGGGAAAGCAGCCCACGGGTTCTGGAGCGGAGGTCTTGGCTGGCGACTGTGGCCTCTGCTAACCCAGCTTGGACGGTCGCGCCGGCGCTTGATGAATGAATTCAATTGCCTGGGGTCCGGGGAGCGGGGAGACACCCAGGAGGGCAGGAAACCCTAGCCTGCGCCTTCGGGGTATAGTACCGGCTAGAGCCGGGCTCCTGGTGGGGCTACAGCCAGGCGGAAGAGGTGGGATGCTGCCTCCTGGCGGTATTGCAGCTGCGGACCCCACGAGGAGGTTTCATCTcgacaaaaatcttttttttttttttttttttttttttttgagacggagtctcgctctgtcgcccaggctggattgcagtggcgcgatctcggctcactgcaagctccgcctcccaggttcacgccattctcctgcctcagcctctccgagtagctgggactacaggcgcccgccaccacgcccggctaattttttgtatttttagtagagacgggtttcaccgtggtctcgatctcctgacctcgtgatccgcccgcctcggcctcccaaagtgctgggattacaagcgtgagccaccgcgcccggcgacaaaatctttttctttcttcagctgtTCTGTATCCTTAATTTTAGATTAGTGGTAACTCCACAAATATAGAGGCGCAAAATGTGGTTGCCCACACCTAATAATCGCATTACCACCTCCCATTACCACCACCtttccccctccaccccaccctcaaTGCATAGActaggtctcgccatgttgcccaggctggcctcaaactcctgggcttaagtgatttgcctgccttggcctctcaaagtgctgggatcagcgGTGttagtcaccatgcccagccaaccacCCAAGTTTTGATTCAGCAGCACTGGGACGTGGAGCTAAGGACCCACAAGTTTAGTAAAGTTTTTAAATATCATAACGTTTCTGTGAGGAAATAGTATTTGGTATTACATTTTTAGACTCTTTTATAATGTTGTTTTTTTCCACTGAGCACAGTACTAAGTAGTAATTGGAAAATCACAGCATAAGTCATATTACTTTTTCTAATACAGACACCTTGGCTGTTCTCTAAGCTAAACCTAATCacctacattgagaaaaaaaaaaaaaaagccccagagTGTGAGGAGACAGGAGATAGTAGCCAAACATCCAAATAGGTGAGAGTGAATAAGGCAGATGACACAGATGAGATGTCCAAAGGTCAAGGAGAAAGCCAGATCTTAAGTGGTTTGTGAAGCTATGCTCCAATGGAAATCGTTTCTGAGAAGccctgatttctttctcttgctttcaaTAGAGACAGACGTCTTCTGCCCCATGCTCTTCAATTTTCTAGGACTGGACTTCCCCTTCAACGATCATTCATCTAGGTTACAAAGAAAATCAAAGCCCTTTGCATGGCTTACAAGGGACTGGAGGACCTGGCTGCTTGTTCTTTTATTGCCTTTGAGGACATGGGGCCATCTGTGATTTTTAAGGAACTctatattaaacattttctaatttccattttgaGTCTTGTCTAAAATGTGTG
The window above is part of the Symphalangus syndactylus isolate Jambi chromosome 23, NHGRI_mSymSyn1-v2.1_pri, whole genome shotgun sequence genome. Proteins encoded here:
- the LOC134735732 gene encoding uncharacterized protein → MAGGPGPAVRWLSGCVLNGTAWAAQAESNRWQGDQDPQHGGLLADLFRNPESRSGERLHRKEGRHSFLSIPRISEPAQVLRDRPSTAHARVRRQPARVWDQSRQGSPPSPRRPPPAFFGGVGGDLHPGKHRPGQRPGLLSFQRLNSTTSQLHPHLPTRAPPSSSASRGAPETDVFCPMLFNFLGLDFPFNDHSSRLQRKSKPFAWLTRDWRTWLLVLLLPLRTWGHL